From one Streptomyces spiramyceticus genomic stretch:
- the nadD gene encoding nicotinate-nucleotide adenylyltransferase, whose product MGEQEVPRGPGKRRLGVMGGTFDPIHHGHLVAASEVAAQFHLDEVVFVPTGQPWQKTHKHVSPAEDRYLMTVIATASNPQFSVSRIDIDRGGPTYTIDTLRDLHALNSDSDLFFITGADALAQILTWRDAEELFSLAHFIGVTRPGHHLTDDGLPEGGVSLVEVPALAISSTDCRARVAQGEPVWYLVPDGVVRYIDKRALYRD is encoded by the coding sequence ATGGGAGAGCAGGAAGTGCCTCGCGGTCCGGGCAAGCGCCGACTCGGCGTGATGGGCGGTACGTTCGATCCGATCCATCACGGACACCTGGTGGCCGCCAGTGAGGTGGCCGCCCAGTTCCACCTCGACGAGGTGGTTTTCGTGCCGACAGGGCAGCCCTGGCAGAAGACCCACAAGCACGTGTCCCCGGCCGAGGACCGCTATCTGATGACGGTCATCGCGACGGCGTCCAACCCGCAGTTCTCGGTGTCCCGCATCGACATCGACCGCGGCGGCCCGACGTACACCATCGACACGCTGCGGGACCTGCACGCGCTCAACAGCGACTCGGACCTGTTCTTCATCACCGGCGCCGACGCGCTCGCCCAGATCCTCACCTGGCGGGACGCGGAGGAGCTGTTCTCGCTCGCCCACTTCATCGGTGTGACCAGGCCCGGTCACCACCTGACGGACGACGGTCTGCCCGAGGGAGGCGTCTCCCTGGTGGAGGTGCCGGCCCTGGCGATCTCGTCCACCGACTGCCGCGCGAGAGTCGCGCAGGGCGAACCTGTCTGGTATCTCGTTCCGGACGGTGTGGTCCGCTACATCGACAAGCGCGCGCTGTACCGCGACTGA
- a CDS encoding helix-turn-helix transcriptional regulator: protein MAAPTQRRRSELATFLRSRRARVTPADVGMPPGLRRRTPGLRREEVAQLSGVGVTWYTWLEQGRPINASAQVLDAVARTLRLDRPEREHLYHLAEVPYAPDRADDVAAVSPEVQGIIDALDPRPAVVYNARYDVLATNAAYRHLFDVDVHEGGVRNVLWVLFTVPEPSCPLVFREAELPLMVAQLRGAYGRHVGEPDWESFVRRLRAASPYFAELWESGDVVPPGPRVKTFRHTAVGEIRMTSVSLSINGMPECRIVAYTPNDEESRQRTVALWEIRPETGRS, encoded by the coding sequence ATGGCAGCACCGACGCAACGCCGCCGCTCCGAGCTGGCCACGTTCCTGCGCAGCCGACGGGCCAGGGTGACCCCCGCCGACGTGGGGATGCCCCCGGGACTGCGCCGCCGCACCCCCGGACTGCGCCGCGAGGAGGTCGCGCAGCTCTCCGGCGTGGGGGTCACCTGGTACACCTGGCTGGAGCAGGGCCGCCCGATCAACGCCTCCGCCCAGGTCCTGGACGCCGTGGCGCGTACGCTCCGGCTGGACCGGCCAGAGCGGGAGCATCTCTACCATCTGGCCGAGGTGCCGTACGCCCCGGACCGGGCGGACGACGTGGCGGCCGTCAGCCCGGAAGTGCAGGGCATCATCGACGCCCTGGACCCGCGTCCGGCCGTCGTCTACAACGCCCGGTACGACGTCCTCGCCACCAACGCCGCCTACCGCCACCTCTTCGACGTCGACGTGCACGAGGGGGGCGTACGCAATGTCCTGTGGGTGCTCTTCACCGTGCCCGAGCCTTCCTGCCCACTGGTGTTCCGGGAGGCGGAGCTGCCCCTGATGGTGGCGCAGTTGCGGGGTGCGTACGGACGCCATGTCGGCGAGCCCGACTGGGAATCGTTCGTCCGCCGACTCCGCGCGGCCAGCCCGTACTTCGCCGAGCTGTGGGAGAGCGGGGACGTGGTCCCGCCCGGCCCCCGTGTGAAGACCTTCCGGCACACGGCTGTTGGGGAGATACGGATGACCTCGGTGTCGCTGTCCATCAACGGGATGCCGGAGTGCCGGATCGTGGCGTACACCCCGAACGACGAGGAGAGCCGCCAGCGGACCGTTGCCCTGTGGGAGATCCGTCCTGAAACAGGCCGGTCCTGA
- a CDS encoding histidine phosphatase family protein, whose amino-acid sequence MNGSDTGNKSLNRRGRRIVLWRHGQTSWNLERRFQGSTDIELTDTGVAQARRAARLLASLKPDMMIASDLKRAAATAGELAALTGLEVTHDVALRETYAGAWQGLTHDEIIGQFGEQYAAWKRGEPVRRGGGELETEVADRAAPVVLAHADKLGDNGTLVVVSHGGTIRTTIGRLLGLESHHWEGLGGLSNCCWSVLGEGARGWRLLEHNAGTLPEPVLGDDD is encoded by the coding sequence CTGAACGGCAGCGACACCGGCAACAAGAGCCTGAACCGCCGGGGCCGCCGCATCGTCCTGTGGCGGCACGGGCAGACGTCGTGGAACCTGGAGCGCCGTTTCCAGGGCTCCACCGACATCGAGCTGACCGACACCGGCGTAGCCCAGGCACGCCGGGCCGCAAGGCTGCTCGCCTCCCTGAAGCCGGACATGATGATCGCGTCCGACCTCAAGCGGGCGGCCGCCACGGCCGGTGAGCTGGCGGCTCTGACGGGCCTGGAGGTCACGCACGACGTCGCGCTGCGCGAGACGTACGCGGGCGCCTGGCAGGGCCTGACGCACGACGAGATCATCGGGCAGTTCGGCGAGCAGTACGCGGCGTGGAAGCGCGGCGAGCCGGTGCGGCGCGGTGGCGGCGAGCTGGAGACCGAGGTTGCCGACCGGGCGGCTCCGGTCGTGCTCGCGCACGCCGACAAGCTGGGCGACAACGGCACGCTCGTCGTCGTCAGCCACGGCGGCACGATCCGCACCACCATCGGCCGGCTCCTGGGTCTGGAGTCGCACCACTGGGAGGGCCTTGGCGGGCTCTCCAACTGCTGTTGGTCGGTCCTGGGCGAGGGCGCCCGCGGCTGGCGGCTGCTTGAGCACAACGCCGGGACGCTCCCGGAGCCCGTGCTCGGCGACGACGACTGA
- a CDS encoding MFS transporter: MTTSVLGKGSRNTGASKAGATDKRAGLLLAVVLAAQFMALLDVFIVNVAAPTIRTELDASGAGLQMVIAGYTVAYAVLLITGARLGDLFGHRRAYLGGLAVFTVASLACGLAADTGQLIAFRLVQGAGAALMIPQVLSLIQRNFEGESRVRALGAYSAVLATGAAAGQVAGGVLVSADLFGTSWRPVFLVNIPIGLALLVLGTRLLPRDGRGEPEREPERTRGLDLPGLVLLAAAVSLFTVPLVLGQEQDWPLWSWLSLGAAVVLFAGLLAYESRLAARGGAPLIAPRVLRIPGMGLAVLRIAVVMAVNAGFLFTLTLHVQAGLGYSALRAGLTFAPTAVVFGVVGLTWRRWPAGLQRVMVPGGFALTAMSSAAVGLVLRDGGDGGFAMYAAFAGVGAGLALGFSPTLTGALAGVRPEDAADASGLLVTVTQLGQLLGVATFGTLFLNRLNALGAHAYGEALWVCALALAAASLFGSVAGLLRSRH; encoded by the coding sequence ATGACAACTTCCGTACTCGGCAAGGGCAGTAGAAACACTGGAGCCAGTAAAGCCGGTGCCACTGACAAACGGGCGGGCCTGCTGCTCGCCGTCGTGCTTGCCGCGCAGTTCATGGCGCTTCTCGACGTCTTCATCGTCAACGTCGCCGCCCCGACGATCCGCACCGAACTGGACGCGTCGGGCGCCGGATTGCAGATGGTCATCGCCGGATACACCGTCGCGTACGCCGTCCTGCTCATCACCGGCGCGAGACTGGGCGACCTGTTCGGCCACCGTCGCGCCTACCTCGGCGGGCTCGCGGTCTTCACCGTCGCCTCGCTGGCCTGCGGACTGGCCGCGGACACTGGTCAGTTGATCGCCTTCCGGCTGGTCCAGGGCGCGGGTGCGGCGCTGATGATTCCCCAGGTGCTCAGCCTGATCCAGCGCAACTTCGAGGGCGAGTCGCGGGTCAGGGCGCTCGGCGCGTACTCGGCGGTGCTGGCCACCGGGGCCGCGGCCGGCCAGGTGGCGGGCGGTGTGCTGGTCAGTGCCGACCTCTTCGGCACGAGCTGGCGCCCGGTGTTCCTGGTGAACATACCGATCGGCCTCGCGCTGCTGGTCCTCGGCACGCGCCTGCTGCCGCGCGACGGACGCGGCGAACCGGAGCGCGAACCGGAGCGCACACGCGGCCTCGATCTGCCCGGCCTGGTGCTGCTCGCCGCCGCCGTGTCGCTGTTCACGGTGCCTCTGGTGCTCGGGCAGGAGCAGGACTGGCCGCTGTGGTCGTGGCTGTCTCTGGGGGCCGCTGTCGTGCTGTTCGCGGGCCTCCTGGCGTACGAGTCGCGGCTGGCCGCGCGCGGCGGTGCGCCGCTGATCGCGCCCAGGGTGCTGCGGATCCCGGGCATGGGGCTCGCTGTCCTGCGGATCGCCGTGGTGATGGCGGTCAACGCGGGGTTCCTCTTCACCCTGACCCTGCACGTCCAGGCCGGCCTCGGCTATTCGGCGCTCCGAGCGGGGCTCACGTTCGCGCCGACAGCGGTGGTCTTCGGAGTGGTCGGGCTGACCTGGCGGCGCTGGCCGGCGGGGCTGCAACGGGTGATGGTCCCGGGCGGATTCGCGCTGACCGCCATGTCGTCCGCGGCAGTCGGCCTGGTGCTGCGGGACGGCGGCGACGGAGGCTTCGCGATGTACGCCGCCTTCGCGGGTGTCGGGGCCGGTCTGGCCCTGGGGTTCAGCCCTACGCTGACGGGCGCGCTCGCGGGCGTACGCCCCGAGGACGCGGCGGATGCCAGCGGACTGCTCGTAACCGTCACACAGCTCGGGCAGTTGCTGGGCGTCGCGACATTCGGGACTCTCTTCCTGAACCGGCTGAATGCGCTGGGTGCCCACGCGTATGGAGAGGCCCTGTGGGTATGTGCCCTCGCGCTGGCTGCCGCGTCGCTCTTCGGCTCTGTGGCCGGCCTCCTGCGCTCACGTCACTGA
- the rsfS gene encoding ribosome silencing factor encodes MTATDRSIELINAAAQAAADRLAHDIIAYDVSDVLSITDAFLVASAPSDRQVKSIVDEIEERLNKELGAKPVRREGDREARWVLLDYVDIVVHVQHSEERVFYALERLWKDCPEIALPEDAVKTRGLAEEHAKSRAAGDLDGDLS; translated from the coding sequence GTGACCGCCACGGACCGTTCCATCGAGCTCATCAACGCCGCCGCCCAGGCGGCCGCCGACCGGCTCGCGCACGACATCATCGCGTACGACGTCAGCGATGTGCTCTCCATCACTGACGCCTTCCTGGTCGCCTCGGCGCCCAGCGACCGCCAGGTCAAGTCGATCGTCGACGAGATCGAGGAGCGGCTGAACAAGGAGCTCGGCGCCAAGCCGGTGCGCCGCGAGGGCGACCGCGAAGCCCGCTGGGTGCTCCTCGACTACGTCGACATCGTCGTCCACGTCCAGCACAGCGAGGAGCGTGTCTTCTACGCTCTGGAGCGCCTCTGGAAGGACTGCCCCGAGATCGCTCTGCCCGAGGACGCCGTCAAGACCCGCGGCCTGGCCGAAGAGCACGCGAAGTCGCGCGCGGCCGGTGATCTGGACGGAGACCTGAGCTGA
- a CDS encoding LCP family protein: MNDRQYPYDPYAQDPYAQQPEIIGYDAYGRPVYQQAQQTQQQAQQGETQQQYDPYAQQQGYGYDPYAQQPPYDPYAEQQQAGQQQQQQQLQQQQWIPQQAAPAAAPAPEPAPEPAPAAPPVPEQRRASPEYATEQFSFVEEPDENSEDVIDWLKFTESRTERREEARRRGRNRVVSLVVALTLVVAGGVGYLWYAGMLPGLSGKDDKQNTATGPEKRDVIVVHMHNTKKGGTSTALLVDNVTTKQGTTVLLPNSLSVANDDGTTTTLGKSVDDDGSTGTREAIGSVLGTKIGGTWRLDTPYLENLVELVGNVEIDTDTDVPDTKKGASPVVRQGKEQTLSGRMAVAYATYRAPGEAEAKQLQRFGQVIQGILRKISDDPQAATTTVRTLAQILDPSLPENDLGASLAKLAEHAKGGDYKTAQLPVEADGKLSESAADSVVKDILGGSVSSPEQGAAVRVGVKNATANPDAGEAARIRLVNGGYAFVDAGKAAAIVSSQVSYGDAAQKAAAEETAKTLGLPASSVKKGKTAANADVTVVLGQDFRVK; encoded by the coding sequence GTGAACGACCGACAGTACCCGTACGACCCGTACGCCCAGGACCCGTACGCCCAGCAGCCGGAGATCATCGGCTACGACGCGTACGGCAGGCCGGTGTACCAGCAGGCGCAGCAGACACAGCAGCAGGCACAGCAGGGCGAGACGCAGCAGCAGTACGACCCGTATGCGCAACAGCAGGGGTACGGCTACGACCCGTACGCCCAGCAGCCGCCGTACGACCCCTATGCCGAGCAGCAGCAGGCCGGACAGCAGCAGCAGCAACAGCAGCTTCAGCAGCAGCAATGGATCCCGCAGCAGGCGGCGCCTGCCGCTGCCCCTGCCCCCGAGCCCGCGCCGGAGCCGGCTCCCGCCGCCCCGCCCGTGCCCGAGCAGCGCCGCGCCTCTCCCGAGTACGCGACGGAGCAGTTCTCGTTCGTCGAGGAACCGGACGAGAACTCCGAAGACGTCATCGACTGGCTGAAGTTCACCGAGAGCCGTACCGAGCGCCGTGAGGAAGCCCGCCGCCGCGGCCGCAACCGGGTCGTCTCCCTGGTCGTCGCCCTGACGCTGGTGGTCGCCGGCGGCGTCGGGTACCTCTGGTACGCGGGGATGCTGCCCGGCCTTTCCGGCAAGGACGACAAGCAGAACACCGCCACGGGCCCGGAGAAGCGCGACGTGATCGTGGTGCACATGCACAACACCAAGAAGGGCGGAACCTCCACGGCGCTGCTCGTCGACAACGTCACCACGAAGCAGGGCACGACCGTCCTGCTCCCCAACTCGCTGTCCGTCGCGAACGACGACGGCACCACGACGACGCTCGGCAAGTCGGTGGACGACGACGGTTCAACGGGCACGCGCGAGGCGATCGGTTCCGTACTCGGAACCAAGATCGGCGGCACCTGGCGGCTGGACACCCCGTACCTGGAGAACCTCGTCGAGCTGGTCGGCAACGTCGAGATCGACACCGACACCGATGTGCCCGACACCAAGAAGGGCGCGTCTCCCGTCGTGAGGCAGGGCAAGGAGCAGACGCTGAGCGGTCGGATGGCCGTCGCGTACGCCACCTACCGGGCGCCCGGCGAGGCGGAGGCCAAGCAGCTCCAGCGGTTCGGCCAGGTCATTCAGGGCATCCTGCGGAAGATCTCGGACGACCCGCAGGCCGCGACCACCACCGTCCGCACGCTCGCGCAGATCCTCGACCCTTCGCTGCCGGAGAACGACCTGGGCGCCTCGCTCGCCAAGCTCGCCGAGCACGCCAAGGGCGGCGACTACAAGACGGCGCAGCTGCCGGTCGAGGCCGACGGCAAGCTCAGCGAGTCCGCGGCGGACAGTGTGGTGAAGGACATCCTCGGCGGCTCGGTGAGCAGCCCCGAGCAGGGTGCCGCGGTGCGGGTCGGGGTCAAGAACGCGACCGCGAACCCGGACGCGGGCGAGGCGGCCAGGATCCGGCTGGTCAACGGCGGCTATGCCTTTGTGGACGCGGGCAAGGCGGCCGCGATCGTGTCGTCGCAGGTCAGCTATGGCGACGCGGCACAGAAGGCGGCGGCCGAAGAGACCGCGAAGACCCTCGGTCTGCCGGCGAGCTCGGTGAAGAAGGGCAAGACGGCGGCGAACGCCGACGTGACGGTCGTACTGGGCCAGGATTTCAGGGTCAAGTAA
- a CDS encoding glycosyltransferase 87 family protein, whose translation MPVTVTAQTAAARDALARRPVLVAASACLLSFLIFWAAQRAAGVSMIDLMVYRAEGETVRAGQDLYAMRATEANLPTTYPPFAALLFTPLTLIGVPEMRALATLGNLALLVALVHLSMRLVGRKDPATALWAATFAVWCEPVWTTLRYGQINLLLAVAVLWDLTRRPDHRWAGAGIGLAAAVKLTPALFAVFLLIAGLVRAGGAVRRAWNPWLRQAATATAVFLTATLATAAVLPHDSRRFWTAMVFEAGRVGHAEDTANQSLRGVLARLLHTGDPALWWAAAAALTAAAGLTVAVTSELRGERAGAVVACALTALVISPVSWSHHWVWCVPVVLFLAARGRKRLAAVTTLVFCSYALWWVPHGPGRLELSQSGGQMALSALYTLTAAAALLTLWRRNRSA comes from the coding sequence GTGCCTGTGACCGTGACCGCGCAGACCGCCGCCGCCCGCGACGCTCTCGCCCGGCGGCCCGTACTTGTCGCGGCCTCCGCCTGCCTGCTGTCCTTCCTGATCTTCTGGGCCGCCCAGCGCGCCGCCGGGGTCTCGATGATCGACCTCATGGTCTACCGGGCCGAGGGCGAGACCGTACGAGCAGGTCAGGACCTGTACGCAATGCGGGCCACAGAGGCGAACCTGCCGACCACCTACCCGCCGTTCGCCGCCCTGCTGTTCACCCCGCTGACGCTCATAGGCGTCCCGGAGATGCGCGCTCTGGCCACCCTCGGCAACCTCGCACTCCTCGTCGCACTGGTCCATCTCTCCATGCGCCTGGTGGGCCGCAAGGATCCGGCGACCGCCCTGTGGGCCGCCACGTTCGCCGTCTGGTGCGAGCCGGTATGGACGACCCTGCGGTACGGACAGATCAATCTCCTGCTCGCCGTAGCCGTCCTCTGGGACCTCACCCGCCGCCCTGACCACCGGTGGGCAGGGGCGGGCATCGGCCTCGCCGCTGCGGTGAAACTCACACCCGCGCTCTTCGCCGTCTTCCTTCTCATAGCCGGCCTTGTACGGGCAGGGGGCGCCGTCCGCCGAGCCTGGAACCCCTGGCTCCGGCAAGCAGCGACGGCCACCGCGGTCTTCCTCACCGCCACCCTGGCCACCGCAGCCGTCCTGCCGCACGACTCCCGCCGCTTCTGGACCGCCATGGTCTTCGAGGCGGGCCGTGTGGGTCATGCCGAGGACACCGCCAACCAGTCCCTGCGCGGAGTACTGGCCCGGCTCCTGCACACCGGCGATCCGGCACTGTGGTGGGCGGCCGCGGCCGCCCTGACCGCCGCGGCCGGGCTCACCGTCGCGGTGACATCGGAACTTCGCGGCGAGCGGGCCGGAGCGGTGGTCGCATGCGCGCTGACCGCGCTGGTGATCAGCCCCGTGTCCTGGTCGCACCACTGGGTGTGGTGCGTGCCCGTGGTGCTCTTCCTGGCGGCTCGGGGCAGGAAGCGGCTGGCGGCGGTGACAACCCTGGTCTTCTGTTCGTACGCGCTCTGGTGGGTGCCGCACGGCCCGGGACGGCTCGAACTTTCCCAGAGCGGCGGCCAGATGGCGCTCTCCGCGCTCTACACCCTCACGGCGGCCGCCGCGCTGCTCACGCTGTGGCGAAGGAATAGAAGCGCTTGA